A region from the Fundidesulfovibrio putealis DSM 16056 genome encodes:
- a CDS encoding glycosyltransferase — protein sequence MILKGYPRISETFISNEIALLEQNGLTVHILSMRHPRENFSHESVKRIKARVDYMPETIAGNVWRFVSANLACLAAQPGRYLKGLGLMLKRLARTRKAATAKHLLQAGYLAARVLPGSGVTHLHAHFAHSPTSVAVFTSALTGLPFSFTAHAKDIYTQEKASLAGKIRKARFVATCTGYNKTYLDALNDSGTPIHRVYHGIDLTLFEPGELRLKAQPPYEILTVARLTPKKGLPTVFRALAALAAQGVEFRHILIGSGEERASLEALARDLGIAERIEWLGTRPHEAVLARLHRADLFLLGCEVSPNGDRDGIPNVLVEAMAMGVPVASTAVSAIPELIVSGEHGLLVEPGDHAALADAARRLLTDGELRSRVLPAARQRVLEGFDNRILVRELAGIFRKHLPGAS from the coding sequence ATGATCCTCAAAGGCTACCCCCGCATCTCCGAGACCTTCATCTCCAACGAGATAGCCCTCCTGGAGCAGAACGGCCTCACGGTGCACATCCTCTCCATGCGCCACCCCCGCGAAAACTTCAGCCACGAGTCGGTCAAGCGCATAAAAGCCCGCGTGGACTACATGCCCGAAACCATCGCGGGCAACGTGTGGCGCTTTGTCTCTGCCAACCTTGCCTGCCTTGCCGCGCAGCCCGGACGCTACTTGAAGGGCCTGGGCCTGATGCTCAAGAGACTGGCCCGCACGCGAAAGGCCGCCACGGCCAAGCACCTGCTCCAGGCCGGATATCTGGCGGCCAGGGTGCTGCCCGGTTCCGGAGTCACGCACCTGCACGCCCACTTCGCTCACTCGCCGACCTCCGTGGCGGTGTTCACCTCGGCGCTCACCGGGCTGCCCTTCAGCTTCACGGCCCACGCCAAGGACATCTACACCCAGGAGAAGGCGAGCCTCGCCGGGAAGATCCGCAAGGCCCGCTTCGTGGCCACCTGCACCGGCTACAACAAGACCTACCTGGACGCCCTGAATGACAGCGGGACTCCTATCCACCGGGTGTACCACGGCATCGACCTGACCCTGTTCGAGCCGGGGGAGCTTCGGCTGAAGGCGCAGCCCCCATACGAGATCCTCACCGTGGCCCGCCTGACCCCCAAGAAGGGCCTGCCCACGGTGTTTCGCGCCCTGGCCGCCCTGGCCGCTCAGGGCGTGGAGTTCAGGCACATACTCATCGGTTCGGGCGAGGAGCGCGCAAGCCTTGAGGCCCTGGCCCGCGACCTGGGCATCGCCGAGCGCATCGAGTGGCTGGGAACCCGGCCCCACGAGGCGGTGCTTGCGCGGCTGCACAGGGCGGACCTCTTTCTGCTCGGTTGCGAGGTGAGTCCCAACGGCGACCGCGACGGCATCCCCAACGTGCTGGTGGAGGCCATGGCCATGGGCGTCCCCGTGGCGTCCACGGCGGTGTCGGCCATCCCGGAGCTCATCGTGAGCGGGGAGCACGGCCTGCTGGTGGAGCCCGGCGACCACGCCGCCCTGGCTGACGCGGCCCGTCGGCTGCTCACGGACGGGGAGCTGCGTTCGCGCGTGCTGCCCGCAGCCCGCCAGCGCGTGCTGGAGGGCTTCGACAACCGCATACTGGTGCGGGAGCTGGCCGGAATTTTCCGAAAGCATCTGCCGGGAGCGTCATGA
- a CDS encoding glycosyltransferase family protein: MVTASTYNILMYSHDTYGLGHIRRTMAIASHLRGHGVNVLLLTGSPLVGRFDFPEGVDFVRIPGMIKKTNEEYLPLSIRLSARHALNIRRNIIVATAKAFQPHLFIVDKAPLGLKREVLPTLKWLKRRMPHCRTILGLRDIMDDSESTRREWREKGIYDVLDKYYSEIWVYGNRDYYDSIAEYDIPPSVSEKMVFTGYIPRAQPRRAKMAEMREEESITKKERLVLVTTGGGGDGYPLMDAYLTMLENMEEPPFRSILVSGPFMPKPMREEVHRRAHKVKARFHHFHRRMEALMGLADVVVSMGGYNTTCEILSLCKPSLVVPREEPRLEQRIRAEVFKSHGLIEFLPWSELSPETLGEKVTALIDNPRGCCHGISDFRFTGLEVISARLEEFRGQDS, from the coding sequence ATGGTCACTGCGTCCACCTACAATATTCTCATGTATTCGCATGATACCTACGGCCTGGGCCATATCCGAAGAACCATGGCCATAGCCAGCCACCTTCGGGGCCACGGCGTGAACGTGCTGCTGCTGACGGGCTCGCCCCTGGTGGGGCGTTTCGATTTCCCCGAAGGCGTGGACTTCGTGCGCATCCCCGGCATGATAAAAAAGACCAACGAGGAATACCTCCCCCTGTCCATCAGGCTCTCGGCGCGCCACGCCCTGAACATCCGGCGAAACATCATTGTGGCCACGGCCAAGGCCTTCCAGCCGCACCTGTTCATCGTGGACAAGGCCCCGCTGGGCCTCAAGCGCGAGGTTCTGCCCACGCTCAAGTGGCTCAAGCGCCGCATGCCGCACTGCCGCACCATCCTGGGGCTTCGCGACATCATGGACGACAGCGAGTCCACCCGGCGCGAATGGCGCGAGAAGGGCATCTACGACGTGCTGGACAAATACTATTCGGAAATCTGGGTCTACGGAAACCGCGACTACTACGACTCCATCGCCGAATACGACATTCCCCCCTCCGTGAGCGAAAAGATGGTCTTCACCGGCTACATCCCCCGCGCCCAGCCCCGGCGCGCCAAGATGGCCGAGATGCGCGAGGAGGAGAGCATCACCAAGAAGGAGCGGCTGGTGCTGGTGACCACGGGCGGCGGCGGAGACGGCTACCCCCTGATGGACGCCTACCTGACCATGCTCGAAAATATGGAAGAGCCGCCGTTCCGCTCCATCCTGGTGTCGGGGCCGTTCATGCCCAAGCCCATGCGGGAAGAGGTCCACCGCCGCGCCCACAAGGTGAAGGCGCGCTTCCACCACTTCCACAGGCGCATGGAGGCCCTCATGGGCCTGGCAGACGTGGTGGTGTCCATGGGCGGCTACAACACCACCTGCGAGATTCTTTCACTGTGCAAGCCGTCGCTGGTGGTCCCGCGCGAGGAGCCGCGCCTGGAGCAGCGCATCCGGGCCGAAGTGTTCAAAAGCCACGGGCTGATCGAGTTTTTGCCCTGGTCGGAGCTCTCCCCGGAGACCCTGGGCGAGAAGGTGACCGCGCTCATCGACAATCCGCGCGGCTGCTGCCACGGCATTTCGGACTTCCGCTTCACCGGCCTGGAGGTCATCTCCGCGCGCCTTGAGGAGTTCAGGGGGCAGGATTCGTGA